Proteins found in one Balnearium lithotrophicum genomic segment:
- the rseP gene encoding RIP metalloprotease RseP yields the protein MATLFYFIVALGVLIFVHELGHFLAARFFGVRVETFSIGFGPKLFKFRCCETEFAVSLIPLGGYVKMAGEDPDKPPKSPDEFYAKPPWQRIVIALAGPLMNLLLAVLFFAASYTIGRYVPSYQVESARVGFVLSEKVPLKPGDLILEVNGKRVKNWKEFNQIVSLNPDRDLRIKIKRGNKVEEIKVHTLVDKKNGIGVLPIVPAVKPVIGKVLPNSPADRAGLKPGDVILKINGVEITRWEQVVRTIGESNGKEVELLILRNGKQLTLKVKPEFNKKYGRYTIGIVPKVDLVFMKYPLSESLKKSVEEFKAQTNLFFTFLYKLITGQASIKSLGGPILIAEVAGKAAQAGISNFLYFMGFISLQLGYFNLIPLPVLDGGLILLFLIEILKGRSLSPQFREKFQQVGLLILGLLMIIVFYNDIMRLVSQ from the coding sequence ATGGCAACACTTTTTTACTTTATAGTAGCCCTCGGAGTTCTGATATTTGTCCATGAACTTGGACACTTCTTAGCTGCAAGGTTCTTTGGCGTAAGAGTTGAAACATTCTCAATAGGTTTTGGACCAAAACTCTTTAAGTTCAGATGTTGCGAAACGGAGTTTGCAGTAAGCCTCATCCCCTTAGGTGGATACGTTAAAATGGCAGGGGAGGACCCCGATAAACCTCCAAAAAGTCCCGATGAGTTCTACGCAAAACCTCCCTGGCAGAGAATAGTTATAGCATTGGCAGGTCCTCTAATGAACCTCCTTCTGGCAGTCCTCTTTTTTGCTGCATCGTACACGATTGGAAGGTACGTTCCTTCGTACCAGGTGGAATCTGCAAGGGTGGGATTTGTCCTTTCTGAAAAAGTTCCGCTAAAACCTGGGGATTTAATATTGGAGGTTAACGGTAAAAGAGTCAAAAACTGGAAGGAGTTTAATCAGATAGTTTCCCTTAACCCTGATAGAGACTTAAGGATAAAGATTAAGAGGGGAAACAAAGTTGAGGAGATTAAAGTTCACACGTTAGTTGATAAAAAGAACGGAATAGGGGTTCTGCCGATAGTCCCGGCTGTAAAACCTGTAATAGGAAAGGTTCTTCCCAATTCGCCAGCCGATAGGGCGGGATTAAAGCCGGGAGATGTTATTCTTAAAATAAACGGAGTGGAAATCACAAGGTGGGAACAGGTTGTAAGGACAATAGGAGAGAGCAACGGAAAGGAGGTAGAGCTCCTCATTCTTAGAAACGGAAAACAACTGACGTTAAAGGTTAAGCCGGAGTTTAACAAAAAGTATGGAAGATACACGATTGGTATTGTTCCAAAAGTAGATTTGGTATTCATGAAGTATCCCTTATCAGAATCACTAAAGAAGAGCGTAGAGGAATTCAAAGCCCAGACCAACCTCTTTTTCACATTTCTCTACAAACTCATCACAGGACAGGCATCTATAAAGAGTTTAGGTGGGCCAATTTTGATAGCTGAAGTTGCAGGAAAGGCTGCACAGGCCGGAATCTCAAATTTCCTCTACTTTATGGGATTTATCAGCCTTCAGTTAGGATACTTCAACTTAATTCCCCTTCCCGTTTTAGACGGGGGACTTATCCTGCTGTTCCTCATAGAAATTCTGAAAGGGAGGAGTCTATCGCCACAGTTCAGGGAAAAGTTCCAACAGGTTGGCCTATTGATTTTAGGGCTTTTAATGATAATAGTTTTCTACAACGACATAATGAGATTGGTTAGCCAATGA